The region TGGGTACTCAATGGCCACAGTATACAGGGGTTTCGAAACACTCTCCTAGAAAGCCGCGGCGCGGCAAAGGATTTTACGGCTCTGACGGAGAAGAGGTAGCAACGCGGACAGATTCTCTGAGAGGAGCCAGATGATGATGAAGACAATTGTAGCGACCGACCAAGCGCCACAAGCGATCGGACCGTATTCCCAAGCGGTGAAGGCCAACGGATTCCTGTTCCTGTCCGGGCAGGTTCCCCTCGACCCCGTTACGGGGCAGTTGGTTTACGGTGGGGTGGCCATGCAGACCCGCCAGTCACTCTCGAACCTCCAGGCCGTTTTGGCCAAGGAAGGGCTGACGCTGGCCAATGTCGTCAAGACGACGGTGTTTTTGCAGGACATGAACGACTTTGCCGAGATGAACAAGGTGTATGCTGAGTTCTTCCCGTCCGAGCCGCCGGCCCGCTCGACCGTCCAGGTAGCCCGATTGCCCAAGGACGCGCTGGTGGAAATCGAGGCCGTGGCCGCGTATTAAGGCAACAAGAAAGCCGTCATCCCGGATTCGGGTGACGGCTTTTTGGTTACTAATCGTTTGCAGGTTCGAGCGCCAGGTGGCCCCTTATATTCATGTAAGCCTGGCGGACGTGTTCGGTGAGCGCCTTTTCCGCGCCGGCCGCGTCCCTGG is a window of Selenomonadales bacterium 4137-cl DNA encoding:
- a CDS encoding RidA family protein, coding for MKTIVATDQAPQAIGPYSQAVKANGFLFLSGQVPLDPVTGQLVYGGVAMQTRQSLSNLQAVLAKEGLTLANVVKTTVFLQDMNDFAEMNKVYAEFFPSEPPARSTVQVARLPKDALVEIEAVAAY